The nucleotide sequence CAAGCCTAAGTGCCTAAGTATTGAATATGGGCCTCCGTTTTTAACTTAGTCCAAGCGCTGAGATATCTGGGGCTGCTATCCTACGTTGTATGTTATTGTCAGACATGTCAGGCACACACACAAGATGGAAGATCGATCCCTCATCCCTATCTATTTTCTCTGATTTGTTCACACAACAACTCGCTTCTAGACTCGTAATCGATGGAATCACACCTCCTTCGTGGCTTTTGAGCCCTAATTCCAACTCTCACTCTTCATATCTCAATGGTAAGCATCCAAATTTACGAGTTTAAGTAGGCGGTTAAACTAGGAGATTAAAGTAGTAGTTATCGTGTTACAAAATTAGGTTATTATTGCACGTTTCCCCTTTTATAGTTACATAAGGTTTTTGACAATTTTGACattgattttgttgtttttttcATCAATGGAAACAATTAAAGTATGTGATTATCTTTATCTTGTCAAGTGTGAACCAATTTTATCATTACAAGTGTTTGTGTCACTTGGCATTTAGTATGGAAACTAGGGCTAcaaccgaacgaacatgaacaagaccttgttcatgttcgtttgttaagaaatatatggtATAGGTTTATACATgtgtcttttactttatcaaTGTTTGCCTTAAAATTTGAAATCTCTGATTGAGGTATTGTCTTTGTTATTGTGTTTGAGATTGTGACTTTGCTTGTGGAATTGCAATTGATTATTGATACCGTGATTGCAAGTTAAGATTGGGTTGTGTTTGGAAGGCAGAGAACATGTTCAGACTTtcagagaagagaagagaatagTGAAAAGTGGCTATTGCACAGGTAATAATTCAGATTTCGGTTCCTATTTTATATTTCTTAGAAACTCTCATTGCTATTTATTATTAGTTAGGCTATATCTAATTGATATTTGCTACAAAATTGGGGATTGTTGTGTTAGAAATTGTGATAATAGTTAGAAACTGTGATAAGAGATTTGCTAGATTTCAATTGCTATTTGATATTTGTTAGAAACCATGATAGTAGTTAGGCTATTTGATATGTTAAATCGAATCCAAACTTTTGAATCTGGTTATGTAAAAAGTCAAAAAAAtgactttaaaaaaaaattaactacgCCAATTATAAACTTTTTAGTTTATAATTGCCCATCCCAAGCCCGGATAAAGGAGGAGGGTTTTGTtactaaatatgttgaaaataATAATTTTGCAAAAGGGCCTCCACTTCGTAGTTCGATTAGGGCCTCCGCAAACGTAGAAACGGCACTGTATGCATGTTATCACGTGTTGGGTTTGTAGGTGACGTGGAAGTTTTGTGTTTTTCACGCGTGATAAATGGCTATCACGGTGGATTAACTTGCCACCCCGCCTCCccaaagaaaacaaataaaaattgaATTTGGCATGTCATTGAACTAGTGGTGTGTTTGTTTGTAATTTTATCGAATAGGTGCAGAAACAAAATTCTCTAATTAAGCATCAAATTGAAAAGTGGTGTTAGCATTATATTCAATAATTGTATTCCCTTTTAGGCAACTGTAACTCAAAGTGTGATGTTGGGACTTCATACGACGTGGATTAAGATATCAATACTTCTGACTCGTGTTGAAATACTGAGGAACGAAGAAAGtatattgtaggatttgaacctTTCACATCTTGGATAAAAAAGGATACACATTAGTATTATACCATCACACTATGTCCTATGAGAAACGGTTTGAAGGGTTCTTGATTTATGCTTCGCTATAGCGTGCTACACTCTTATCATCTTATCCATTGTAGTGTTAAGTTTTACATACGTTATACAAGGATGTATTTTTATGGTATAGTTATTATCGATTGATTTATTAGATCGATCATATCCATTAAAAACACATAACATTTATTATTCAATTTAAGGGATAACATCCAAATGTTATATAGCCTTGGACGAGAAACCCAATCACCCCAATATGACTAATTCATCAATAACTAAGGTATAGCTCCATGAATAGTTTCTATATCAAACTAACGGTCTCCAGACCAACAAACCACATAACATTTATTATTCACCCCGACTTAGAACACATTAGCAATATGGGATATAGAATGTGTCTCGATATTAACTCAGGGCGCCCACGTCCCACTCTAATGCTCCATGATGACCACTATCGAAGTGACTTGACAGATACATGATATTTCTTCGCAGTTACGCCATAAATAACAGTAACTCCACACCACCCCAACAATAAGTGTATATACTCATTATTCTCGTTCAAAAAATGTTAACCGTCTTACTCTAACACTTGCTTATTAACAAATCAAATATTTTTTTCTCACGTCAAAATTTGGTCATTTCAATGCGGCGAGACCAgcaatggtgttttttttttttttgaagaaatcaTTGTTATTTGGCGTGAGTGCTCAACAATTCGAAACCCTGATGTGACGGTTTTACGTTTCAACGAatataaaaacttcaaacaataaAGCAATTTTCGATTCTGTATATTTTAACGTATTTCTTTTATAGAAGTTTATATAAATGTAAATCAACATAATGCAaagattaaaaaaagaaaaagaaaaagaaaactaaAATATGGCTTTGTGGCCAAGCTTTCATTTTGTCTATTGATGAtgcaaaaatatgtttgtttacGAGAAAAAGAAGCATACACACACGTTTGTAATAAACTATTAGAAAttagaaaagaaataaaaatgGAATTTGCATTTCAACGAACCAGGTGGTGTGTTCTTTGTAGAAAAGGTGGTGTTAGCATAATATTCAATGAATGGATTCCCTTTTAAGAAATTGGAGCTCAAAGTGTGATATTGGAACTTCACATGACGTGGATCATAACCAAATTTCAGCAGCCTTTCTATTAGAGGTAAGGCTATCTACATTTTACTCTCCGGGACTTTAGATTTGttattggtgagatttactgaaTATGATAATGATGATAATAATCTCTAATTCGGGCCAGAAGCTTAGATCGTATTCGGTTCATATTTAACTTGAGTTAACTTGTGACTTGGTTACTTGCCTAGTTTTGTGATAGTTTTTGTTGATTTGGTTTGTTTTTATTGTTCACACAAGTCTCAAAttatcgtgtcctttttttcaaacacgCACACGACACGATATAAatgaaaattacctgttaatacctgttaacacgaacaaaaacacgagcacgacatgctatctgagagttacagagggagtttagggttttatttttttttgaattgaatgaggaatgaaaatagaaaggaattaaggaacccacacgcacatggctgatgaattttatttaatttaatttcttatcgtgtaCTAACGAGTATTAACAGATAAACATgtatttaacctgtttatacacgaaaattaacaggtaatctcgtgtctacctgtttggtacatgatacctgttaaggccatacacgatacctgttaacttcatgtaagttcgtgtcgtgtattcgtgtaaaattgccagccctacACTACATCAAACTATCATTATACACTAGAAGTTAGTATATAAATTTACTAGCCTAAGACCCCGCGAGCTTCGCGGGTGGctaaacaccaactaaacacataaaataatttaaacgtaGAAGAGTTAAAGTGTGATTTGTTAAGCCTAATATTTTGAGACAGTTGAGCACATCCCAAGAGTACGTCTACATAATGTTCGTTACAAATTAAGTTTTTGTCAACTAAACCTTCATTATGTTTTCATGATCTCTTCTTTAACTCCACTATCGCATTCACCCTCTGACATTATCAATTCCAATCAGGACGACTTAGAATTTAAAGCTCTATAGCTAGAttattaaaaagagttaattattgtttttgtccttgtggtttgtcaaaaatcactatttcagtccattagtttgaaaattgcgatttcagtccttgtggtttcactttcgtaaccatttcagtccacctcgtaaccatttcagtccctgtacttacagaataaatggattgaaatggttacgaaaatgaaaccacagggactgaaatggtcaCGAAATGgtcacgaaagtgaaaccacacggATTGATGggttaacacaaacatataatatatacTGGAAATGAGATAAACTTTGTAATGAAATAACTTTTCAATATAAAcgtataaaaatatgatttttatcaCTTAGGTAAATATGTTTTGATTAATTGAGATGTTATTGTACAAATGATTTTATAGCAAATTTTAGAACCCGGATAGATTTcgttttttcatttatttttttataactttggttatttgatatatattttcttaaataaagcATTTTAACCAGTTTTGACCTGAACATATATTGAGCAGAATACATATTGACATGATTTGGTTTTTAGAACCCGTTTTGACTGACCCGAACCAAATTGGGATTGTTTAAAATCGGTCCATTATGACCAAAACCTATTTTGAGTTTAATCGTTTTTGACCTAAGTCATATTGGACTTGTCTAACATCAAAGAGTTAGTATACATAGACAAATGCATAAATGCTTAACAAAGCCCCTGTATCCATAAAACCCCAAACTTTAAAACCCACATATTTTTTTCCACAAAACGTTTTGAAGAATAACAGTTGTAAGAACAAAATTTCAAACAATATCCCCAAAAGAGTAAATAAGCTTATTTATTAAAACACTAACCCATAAGTAACCGATGCTGCTACTCTGCATAAATCCTTGAACAAAACAACAGCTATGCAACTCCGACTTGCACAACCACACCAAACTCTAATCATAAACCGATAATCTAAAGGTGCAAAATAATAGTGATAAAAAAACTTGCAAACTATAATCATGATATTGAAAACCACACTTCAACAGTTGAAGTAAAAAAGCAAACCTTAAATGAGGCAGGGGAGATAAGACCATACCCCAAAACTGCAGTTAAATTCAATCTTTAAACTAAATTGCCGACTTCTTCATTAAAGTTGTGACTTGTGATCTTTTCTTACTTGTTTTCCTTGCCTCAAATCCATAATCCAAGCTGAGTTCATGAATAACGGCAAAAATTCACCCAGTTTAATGTAATCCAAACGTATATTTAAAGtccattaagaattgaaacttaaATGATTACTTTGGTTTGTGGTCCAAGTTCACGTTCAGTTAAATATGTAGATCTTTCCACTAATCAATTCTCATTAGTCATCATTCCATCCATTCTTTAAACATAATTTGTCATTGTCATTTGAATACTTCAACAATccatttgctttttttttttattagtaaACTGCAACCCCAAAGTAATATTTAGTTTTAATCCCACATAGGTGTAAGAAAGAAATACTGAAGGTTCAAGTAAAAAAGAAAACTTAAACTGAGGCAGAGAAGATAAAAAAGCCCAAAACTAAAAGCTCTTATACGGTGCGTTTTCTATCTTATTAGAAGAACTGATGACTATCGCACCAAGATGACCCATTCCTGATTTTATAACCTTTTTAGAGTCGATGAACTCTTTTAAAAGACTGTAAGCCACCACTCCTGCacacttggttttaaaatgtgtGTAGCGATCAGATGTGTTTTGATCCAAAAACCTGATGCATAATGCGCAATGCGCGAAGCGCACGCATCACGTATGCGATGTGTTCTTTACTTAAAAATACTTAAAAAATATGTATAGCTCACATTTTAACTTGTGAACCtttaaacactaaaatataatatattctCATCATCTATAGTCAGAAATATTCAATAAAAGATGTAATTGCATCATGCTCCAGAATAGACGACATCATGTGATGTGTACATCTTGGACTCGCAACCTCATGAGCGCATCATATGATGTGCGCATTATGTGCTCCTGATGCACACATTTTAAACCAAGCCTGCACATAGTAATGGTGCAGCCTGCTCGGAGGATAAtttttatggtatgtttagcataTATTTGCATATTTTCACCTTTTGGTTTAACAATAAATATCTGAAATGAATCGATGAAGTGTAGCCTTTGGATATGTTTTTTACTTACCTTTGATCCATAGCCGAAAAGAAGCATCCTTGTGAAAAGCTTCTATCTTTATAGACGACATTGTAATTTGTAAGTGATCACCATGGTTTCAACAAATACCACAATTCCAATTTTTACGCAAAATGTAACACTGAAATGGAAAAAGGAATCGGTTTACCAACTTAGTCTTTAAAGGCAAACAAACAAtagattaaataaaataaaagcacAATTGCAACTTACACAACCAAATTTCCTCTAAAATGAAAAAACCATAAGATCATGTTACCTGCAAATTCAAAATTTCATATGCCACTTCTGATACATGAATATATGACGTTAAATAAACAAAGAATCAATCATGCCAGCCATACCAAATATAACTTAATTATTGTACCCCAACTCCTTTATAATCAAAATCTCGCATCGTTTCTCCATGTTTGCACCTTAAGAAGCGACTCCAACCAATCCAAATCATGAGTGTCATCACCATCTTCAATAACAATTGCTTCCCAGGTCCTGTACCTTATCAACATGTCCAATTAGACAtcatacatgtttaaaacaatACACTTTCTCACCATACTGGCTTAAGTATAATATAACCTTATCAACGAATGAGACGatattaatttaatatttaaCCTGATGATAACCAGGAGGCAATCTTCGTATAGTCGGAAACATATGGCATCCTTCAACATGGGTCAATGGACAAATGCACATAACATCAATTGAACTCTACTTATTCGGGAAATATctcgaacacttggtgtgcaaCCTTAGAGCCATTCTTTGTTCCTCGTGTTGTTGATCTCATTCACAACCCTAGACAGATGTGCATTAACAATAACACGTGAGAACTTGAGGAAGTAAAAGTAGAAGGAAAACTTGAACATATTACCTACGTCCCTCAAAATCAACAAATGTATTTGTTCATAATTGGAGAAAGTTATGCAGGTAATCATCACATGTTTTATCAAAAAAGATGGCAAGAAAGTAGATTACGATGGCCAACCAAAACAATAAAAGGGTTTCATAGAATGGTCCAAAAAGCACATTATACAATCATTATACATCAAAACccaatatatatgtatatatatttatatatatatatattggaaaaAGTGAGAAAATTCAATACAAAAATCTCAGAACAGTGTCAAAAGTATCCACACAAAATCCTTAAGATGGTGATAAATTTGAAGGCTTAATAAAGCTTACGAAACAGATTTGAGCCCTAAATGATCTTGTTTTCATTCTGCTCTTCATGTCACCAAAGTTTCACATAAAAAAATAAAGGATACAAATTTTCAATTCCagttaggcatttcatcaaacaaatGACACAATGGTGAAGATAGAATCAAAGTTTCAGGAACCTGTTCAAATGAAAAAAGAAGAcgcaatgatgaagatgatgtagCGATGAAGATAGAATCGAAGGCTGCACTCGTGATCCCTCTTGCCATGGCACTGTTTTTTTCAAGCAAAAACGATCCGCAAGTTATCAGACATGGATAAAAACCCATCATACACAAATTTTAATTTAAATATCTGAAATTGGAATTATACATAGTTTTGAATCGTTTCCTTACCCAACCATGAACTCCACGTGTCTCTTTCAATCAGTATGTAATACCTGAATACATAACCGCAGCCAAACCTGAAATAAGGTAACATTCGATTTGTTAGGATAGCACAATTATGGTTTAGATACTGTTAATCATGTGTTTACCCCATTGTAGTGATTCCTTCAATTCCCTGTGCTTTTGACCTGAAAACATTTAAATGCATAAAAGTCCAGACCTTAGATGTTATTTTAAGTCAGATGATTAAGATGTTTATAAATGTAATTCACTCATTTGAAAGAGACAAAGATCAAATCGTTGAAACCAAACACAATCAACATAATTATTTGTGTCAAATTCAATAATTATAATCCCAAAAACACGACCTTTTTAACGTTTTTTACTTTGTAATCAAGCTAACGTAATCATAACATGTTTACATTAATCCTGATCTAGGTTATTTTACAGTAGCTTTATTTCTATAGAGAGACCAGTCACATACCTTATTGAACTAACAGAAAAGCTAAGATCCCCAATATGCATTCACACCTTGTAAACCCCAAGCATGTGTTCTGTTTTCATACACAATTAATCGGCATGGAATTAACTGGATTAAACCATCACCCCTTCTAACGAACATGAAATCCCTCATAAATAAATCTTGCTGCTTTGCAGCCTTCTTAGCAAACAACTAACATACAAACACTTGTTTTGAAATCCAGAACAACCATATCCAAATTCcaattaacacaaaaataaaTCATAGCAGTGAAtattgaaataaaataattgaaaCCTGGTATGAaattcacaaacaaacacaaatgtGTTCATTaaacctgttaaaaccctaaaatCATTAAATCCCCAATCGAAAAATGCAATTATAACATTGAAATTGTAATGCACGTAATCCAAACGCACCTGAATAGAAAGCCTATTCCAAACAAAATATCTGAAAACCCTAAATTCGAATTAGACGTGACGAAGTGTGAACGAAAGGGATCAAAAATCTGGAGCAGATTtttaaaagtagaataagtgatTGATGGAAGAAACCTAGCCATTGGGAGACAAATCTGGCCATTTGAAAACCACCGATAAATACAACCACTACCTTAGAAGCATCCCCGCCGCTGACAACTAAGGAAATCCTATCACCACCGTTGGTTTGAAATAACAAATTTAGAATGAAAATGATTGTAGATGATTGCGTAACATTCAGAGGTTTGGTATTCTTGGAAGAAGATTGGAGAGGAGTTGAAGAGATGATTTTGAAACGGTTGTGATATTAATTAGGTTAAGAAAGAACAGAGGAAAAGAAGAGAAGCGTATGTAGACAATGGTTTTGGCGGACAATTGAAAAATTGGGGAAACAATAGAAAGCCACATGTCAACTGATGGGTTAAGCTAATGACAAGTGGCAAAAAATTATTTtgctttattagaagtagtagattCAATGAGTCAATGAGCGAACTACCTTGATTTGAACTTGGCCATGTTGACAATGAGATTATTACAAACGGCTTACAAGCAAGTTAGTTTAAATAGCTTTTGtggcttttttttttaaattagggACGTGAACAGATTGTCATACTATTGCTTTTCGTTTTAATATTGATTATTTCTCTTAACCATTATcagattttttattaaaattatgcCGTTAAAAACAATCACATTGTAATCATTTtatttaatgtaaatatatagtTTATTATAACTATTTTTTTAATACAACGCTTTAATAACTGTTAATAATAATCCTAAGGGTTGCAATTAACGAATCTATCGTATGAAATACATTAATCATTTAGCTGTATACCGTTGTGGATCGTAGGGATGAGATTGATACAGTATCAGTACTCGTACTGAAAATACTAGTATCAAATCGGTACCAGATGAATACCGTATTGATTAATATGGTACGGTACGGTTTTCAGTACCGATATTTCGGTACGGTACCCACTTTGGTACCACTTTGTGTTTCTATCTTTTGAACACTTGTACAAATACCAAATAGGTAAAGTTGGTTTGAGTAACAATAGAGTATGGATACCGAATAAGTAAAATTGATACCAGTACCATAAtaagaaaatatatatgtattcaaacaaaaaactccAGAAATTCTATATAAAACTTGGATCCAGTACCATTTTTTACCTCTACTCGCCGAAGGTACCGAATACCGAAATCAATAAAACTTAGTATGATACATGTACCGAATTTTCAAAATCGATACGGGTATCAATACAAGTATGATACGGGTACGGATGTTTGGGGAAAAATAAATCTTACCCTGGTGCACCGACCGTAAAAAAAAAATACGTGTTCCAAGTCTTATTCGGATCAAAATATGTGATGTGTGAAGGTTTTTGTCATTAAAAATACTTAATTATTTATAAAGCTTGTATCAATGAGCAAATAAAGAGTGTTGAAAATTAAGGATTTGGGTGTTATGTAAAATAGGTAATTATTTACATTATAATCGTTATCTACTAATGTTTGTTTGCTCTTAATCTACGTTGACTGTTTTATGGAGACCTTGACTGTAACTTATACGCTGGTACATATTCATGAgcttatataaaaatataaaaagcaTGTGAAATAAGGATAGGGTTCAAGAGTGAACCAtagtgtttttgtgaacaaaatgaacaaatcttGTTCATTGATTTAGGAGATCTTGAGATTTAATATTAGTGGCAGTTTTGTAATTCTTATATGTTacagtttttttaattaaatgatGCAAGGGCTAATTAGTAAAATTTCCATTATTTTCAACTTCAAATCCTAGGAAAGATGGTTATTCCATATCTTGAAAACTTGTAATCTCTGGTTCAATGCTAATATCAATTATCTTAGATCAAATCATTGATCAAAGAAAAAACCCTCGTCTCGTTCTCTCTCGAAGATCAAAAACGACAACCTATTGTTTTTCTTCCGGCGAATCATTCAACATCATCATCTTTCACGCAGATTACATCTTAACTCTACATATCAAGGTACAACCATATAGTGAATTTCGGTTTTTTACAATTCTCTATTTCATCCGATTGTCAATATTTCTGGGTTTTTCTCTGTTTTTTGCATGTAAAAAGCTAATATTTTAAttgaat is from Helianthus annuus cultivar XRQ/B chromosome 9, HanXRQr2.0-SUNRISE, whole genome shotgun sequence and encodes:
- the LOC110880120 gene encoding uncharacterized protein LOC110880120 isoform X3, whose amino-acid sequence is MLLSDMSGTHTRWKIDPSSLSIFSDLFTQQLASRLVIDGITPPSWLLSPNSNSHSSYLNVKIGLCLEGREHVQTFREEKRIVKSGYCTERCGGKVPEACGTSSFL
- the LOC110880120 gene encoding uncharacterized protein LOC110880120 isoform X1; this encodes MLLSDMSGTHTRWKIDPSSLSIFSDLFTQQLASRLVIDGITPPSWLLSPNSNSHSSYLNVKIGLCLEGREHVQTFREEKRIVKSGYCTDQIIDQRKNPRLVLSRRSKTTTYCFSSGESFNIIIFHADYILTLHIKKDVVVKYLKRVGHPRFYEIEVV
- the LOC110880120 gene encoding uncharacterized protein LOC110880120 isoform X2, with protein sequence MLLSDMSGTHTRWKIDPSSLSIFSDLFTQQLASRLVIDGITPPSWLLSPNSNSHSSYLNGREHVQTFREEKRIVKSGYCTDQIIDQRKNPRLVLSRRSKTTTYCFSSGESFNIIIFHADYILTLHIKKDVVVKYLKRVGHPRFYEIEVV
- the LOC110880120 gene encoding uncharacterized protein LOC110880120 isoform X6; protein product: MLLSDMSGTHTRWKIDPSSLSIFSDLFTQQLASRLVIDGITPPSWLLSPNSNSHSSYLNGREHVQTFREEKRIVKSGYCTERCGGKVPEACGTSSFL
- the LOC110880120 gene encoding uncharacterized protein LOC110880120 isoform X4 encodes the protein MLLSDMSGTHTRWKIDPSSLSIFSDLFTQQLASRLVIDGITPPSWLLSPNSNSHSSYLNVKIGLCLEGREHVQTFREEKRIVKSGYCTGNCNSKCDVGTSYDVD
- the LOC110880120 gene encoding uncharacterized protein LOC110880120 isoform X7; translation: MLLSDMSGTHTRWKIDPSSLSIFSDLFTQQLASRLVIDGITPPSWLLSPNSNSHSSYLNGREHVQTFREEKRIVKSGYCTGNCNSKCDVGTSYDVD
- the LOC110880120 gene encoding uncharacterized protein LOC110880120 isoform X5; the encoded protein is MIGLCLEGREHVQTFREEKRIVKSGYCTDQIIDQRKNPRLVLSRRSKTTTYCFSSGESFNIIIFHADYILTLHIKKDVVVKYLKRVGHPRFYEIEVV